Sequence from the Zeugodacus cucurbitae isolate PBARC_wt_2022May chromosome 2, idZeuCucr1.2, whole genome shotgun sequence genome:
GCATACCAATTCGCCGCCTTACTTTGGTGCTTGTGGGTTTGTTCTTGCTTGTcgcgttgttgctgctgttgttgctgctgctgcatacTTTTCAACTGTGCCTGCACTGCGTGCTGCAGCAGCAGGTTCTGCTTTGTATCTTGTCCTTCACGCTGCTGCAGGTATTCAAACTGCTGACGCACGTAATCCTGCTGCAACGATGATGCGCGACGCTGACGCCCCGGTGAATGCTCGTACCTCGTCGTGCGCTTTTCCTACATTTCATATTTGTGTGCGTCGGGTTTGCGAGTGGAGACATTGGTGTATCGCGTTGGTTTTCGTTTTAGTCGACCGTTGGTAGTGTCGACATGTGTTTCAAGTAAATTAAAGATAaaggaaacaaataaaaataattgataaaaaataatagcaacaaaaacaacttaagAAAAGTGGtacatttgtgtatatttgGGGAGGAGAAAGgatttcgttttaatttttgcattttttgactATGAGACTGAACGCTTCGTCTTTTCGTgaatgtttgtgtgtgagtatgtgtttTCGTAAATTAGGAGAAAAGCGTGCTGTACGAAGGACCTTAGTACttgttttagaaattaaattttactctGAAGTTAAGTTTAAACACAAATAAGTGCAGGAAAAGTAGGAAGGAGGAATAGGTTTATAGGGAAGTTGTGAGAGAGTTAGCAAGCAGGGATTTGGGTGCAGTATTTAGCAAAGCAAAGTTGTtcagattttttctttttctcggACGATGCGCAAGTTGCATTGTATGTAAGTATCTACAAGGGTTAGCGATTAGACTTGTCTTTACTAATGTAATCAAATAAACAGTAAATTacagtatttgttttttttttaataaactagaTAAAGCAATAACGTAAATCCTTCGTCCTTGCTGTTTTGGGGAATTTCCACATTTTCTTAAGTTGTACTAATGTTGCTCTACGCGTAGTAGAAGCATTTTCTTTGTATttgttacaattattttttattgtaccgtttaccgtttgttgttgttgctcaagcATTGCGCTGAtcagcatttaattttttttttaatatagtacAATTTtggtttcattatttatttatagtttcatatatgtagtatgtacgagtatgtatttaCCGGACTTGGAACCATCGTGCCGGTCCAAAGAAAAAACCTTAACAATTGATAGTGCTTACACAAATGTTTTATGTACTTATGATAGATTATAAACGGAACTTAGTTTGATATCTCTTATGAACGAATACACTAAATTGCACATTATATATGTGCTTATGTATATAAGCatggaaaatgtttataaacatgTTGCTAggcataaatattaatattgaggACATTtagcttttttgattttttaaaataggtggcaacactaaaTTATATTCATTGCATTCATACCTTAAATTATACAAGACTTTACTCttaacgtaaaataaaaaagaaaaagttatattatatttcttcaatCAGCAAcatgtttataaacattttcttaTCTACACGATGGACACGAAATAacacaaattacatattttaaactgTTTTATGAATCTTACAGTTCTATGCtagctcatttatatattatattttaaattcattgtaTTGACTACTCACCGGCAAGTATTCGGTTGGCAAAGGTACATGAGTCTcacgttgttgttgcagctgttgttgttgtgcttcaaTTAATTCTTGTTTAATACTAAGCGCATGACTGAGACCAATACTACTGGGAATCGCACTAACACTACCGCTACCCACGCCACCTAGACCGCCACCACTGATACTCAATTGACTGACGGATAGCGGTGAATCGCGCCGTTCGCCCACACCTGTGATGATGGCATCCTCCGATTCGGATGTGCTGCCAGTTTTTGGCACGGGACTCGATTTGAAATTGCTGCGTGAGGATGCCTGTGAAAATTTGAGCAAGAAAGgtgttttgtgaaatttttgaagggTTCTGGGGATTCATTTAAGCTATGCTAATATAAATTGTTGCACTTCAACGTTAAATATAAGCTTTATGGAGATTCGAATTCTTATACGATCGGCTTGGAAATGTCTTTGGTTATTATGGTCAATCGACAAAACATATATCCATGGACTAGTTTCTGAAATGTCTAACTATTATGCGTTGGTTGTTTCACTTTACTTCCTGTATAAAATAATGTGTCAGATCTCTGGAATATGTTCTGAAAGGCTTTCTTAGACGCCTTATGTGTgaacactttttataatatgTGTTATaagtatttcttttttcatagtTGGCAACCCCGGAAGCTAattaatactatgtttacatataacgagattatctccatttacgagcttaactcgataatctgtaattaagaaacgtgATTTCCCCTACAAAAttgctctctggataatccgagattataaaattatctcgttttatacaactagattttcggtgttattcctaggattatcgataattttgcgaagaaaaggagaaatgtcaaacgaaaatgtaaacaacaatggccgacagcgagagaaatatgtgtaatacaacaacaaatgcaacacatttgacaattgataatctcatttggctctATGTAAAcgattagattattgaacgagctaagaacgagattattttcatatgtaaacatactataagtTACAATTTCCagagaatttaaaaattaagaagagGCTCTAATATTTTCAAAGCCTACAATTCTTATCTTaagacacattttaaaatttctttcaacTAATATAATAAGAAGCCCACTCAAAACCTCTTTATTAAGCTTAATCGGGGTTGCAATTTAGTTCTTAGTCGTTTTTATATTAACATGAATCTACTTTTATcaagaatttttcactttttgggAAAAAAACACTTTCATGAGAAACGCGTGTGCGAAATTGATAAGAAGAACTCTTTATTTCTTTTGCGTACTTCCtttgataatattttgaatGTATGGTATACAAGAATAATAGACGCTGATAAGGCAAATGTTCGTTAACGGTACAAAGAATGTAGTTATTTTCGTCATAGAAGTCTAACAACGTCAGACACAGAGGAGACAattggaaattaattaattgatagtGAAATAGTATATAAATAGCAGTTGAATATTTCTACCGAAGAATGTGCTTTTCATTAATCCTGTTTTGATTGCCGACTCACCTGAGAATCCTGAGTGTAGTGCCTGTCCTGTACATTTGCGTTATGCGTCGAGGTCAACGAATTATCACAGTTGGATGAGTTCTTACGTCTTCGCTTATTACTACCTAGATGCTCCACCGGCGTGGTGGACATCTCTCTATCACGATCTCTGTTATCCTTGTTACTATAGTCTAGCTGCATGAGTTCATCACGACTATCGGCGCGTTCGCGACCAATGCTGCTGCTGCGATCACCACTACTGCCCCCATTGCCAGCACCACCGCCACCACTAACACTGCGCTCACTATTCGCATCACTGTTGCGACTATTCAATATGCCACCACCACCGCTGACACTGCCGCCAGAACAGGCTGTATTCGGATCGGCGCTGGCACTGCGTGTAGCTGCAGCCGCCACCGCAGCAGCCATTGCGGCCGCTGTGATGGGTGAACGTTCTCCCAAACCCAGAGCTGCTGCAGCGGACTGTAAACTGGCACTCACACTGCCCACATTGGCAGTggcagctgctgctgcagcagcCGCGGCAGCGGCGGCAGCATTGCGTTCGCTcaaactgctgctgctgcgatgTGAATGCATTTCGTCGCGCATATCGCGTTCGGTGGCGCGGCCACGTAACTGTTGTTCGCGTTCGCGTGGTTCACATTCGCTACCGCCGCTGCCGCCACCTCCGAGTCCACCGCTACTATACGGTGTACGACCGGTGGGCGAGGATATGGGCGAATCGCGGTGTTCCGTGCGATAGTTGAGGTTGTTGTTGTCCGTTAGACCACGAACCTACGGAAAGACTCTCATAAATTAATTTGCTCACATGTGAGAGTGTAATTTTACTCTTTGCTTACCTGTAGACTCTCGGCTGTTTTGAGGAACATCGGCAGCGAACTCTGACCGACATTGACTTCGCCTTTGTACATGAAGTCGAGCAGGGAGCGCATTTCTGAGTATCTGACATCTTTTAAATAGATGATAGGATGTGGATGGCGGTTTTGCAGGAAAATTGTCTCGAAATATGGGCTGCATGCTGATAGTATGGTTTGATGCGCCTGTGTTGGTGGAAGTAAACAAATTAATGTTAGTATTCTCACTTACATTAATGTTCTCTCATTAATAGCAGCTTACCTTGACTGTCTCACCGTCACATGCCAGCGTCACATCACAT
This genomic interval carries:
- the LOC105216802 gene encoding sex determination protein fruitless isoform X2 — encoded protein: MDQQFCLRWNNHPTNLTGVLTSLLQREALCDVTLACDGETVKAHQTILSACSPYFETIFLQNRHPHPIIYLKDVRYSEMRSLLDFMYKGEVNVGQSSLPMFLKTAESLQVRGLTDNNNLNYRTEHRDSPISSPTGRTPYSSGGLGGGGSGGSECEPREREQQLRGRATERDMRDEMHSHRSSSSLSERNAAAAAAAAAAAAATANVGSVSASLQSAAAALGLGERSPITAAAMAAAVAAAATRSASADPNTACSGGSVSGGGGILNSRNSDANSERSVSGGGGAGNGGSSGDRSSSIGRERADSRDELMQLDYSNKDNRDRDREMSTTPVEHLGSNKRRRKNSSNCDNSLTSTHNANVQDRHYTQDSQASSRSNFKSSPVPKTGSTSESEDAIITGVGERRDSPLSVSQLSISGGGLGGVGSGSVSAIPSSIGLSHALSIKQELIEAQQQQLQQQRETHVPLPTEYLPEKRTTRYEHSPGRQRRASSLQQDYVRQQFEYLQQREGQDTKQNLLLQHAVQAQLKSMQQQQQQQQQRDKQEQTHKHQSKAANWYATQAQAQLTVSTQPAQRLAADLELAQTTATATATIQRLLQQQQQFLLNATDNFQRPLTPADTKAAKYATYDNTTPAGKQFGAAGSGTTTSSGSLRKSGRFRSNWLFQFDWLQYDEIANTMFCKFCRKWSNDLPDIRTSFVEGNSNFRLEIVNHHNKCKSHRLCYERELLETDKLQTHGKEAISAAASGGSAQSTAAGSGGMRSISVDGEMGAILRESIHKRKSAPEVITINVGEDSV
- the LOC105216802 gene encoding sex determination protein fruitless isoform X4 — encoded protein: MDQQFCLRWNNHPTNLTGVLTSLLQREALCDVTLACDGETVKAHQTILSACSPYFETIFLQNRHPHPIIYLKDVRYSEMRSLLDFMYKGEVNVGQSSLPMFLKTAESLQVRGLTDNNNLNYRTEHRDSPISSPTGRTPYSSGGLGGGGSGGSECEPREREQQLRGRATERDMRDEMHSHRSSSSLSERNAAAAAAAAAAAAATANVGSVSASLQSAAAALGLGERSPITAAAMAAAVAAAATRSASADPNTACSGGSVSGGGGILNSRNSDANSERSVSGGGGAGNGGSSGDRSSSIGRERADSRDELMQLDYSNKDNRDRDREMSTTPVEHLGSNKRRRKNSSNCDNSLTSTHNANVQDRHYTQDSQASSRSNFKSSPVPKTGSTSESEDAIITGVGERRDSPLSVSQLSISGGGLGGVGSGSVSAIPSSIGLSHALSIKQELIEAQQQQLQQQRETHVPLPTEYLPPGALKLHTDEMSQLLSSHGLQQESREDQNDGKQLPLDQSDNIDGQLGRHHLSVTPLSTTSSGSPPPPPPPPHALTMHLSAALKNEYHQFDIIRAGGGNHNTNGGPPSHLYNQTSPGGLGNGQGANSAIVHNSHHQMSYHNMFTQSREPGTMWRCRSCGKEVTNRWHHFHSHTAQRSLCPYCPATYSRIDTLRSHLRVKHPERLLKLSPTL
- the LOC105216802 gene encoding sex determination protein fruitless isoform X3, whose product is MDQQFCLRWNNHPTNLTGVLTSLLQREALCDVTLACDGETVKAHQTILSACSPYFETIFLQNRHPHPIIYLKDVRYSEMRSLLDFMYKGEVNVGQSSLPMFLKTAESLQVRGLTDNNNLNYRTEHRDSPISSPTGRTPYSSGGLGGGGSGGSECEPREREQQLRGRATERDMRDEMHSHRSSSSLSERNAAAAAAAAAAAAATANVGSVSASLQSAAAALGLGERSPITAAAMAAAVAAAATRSASADPNTACSGGSVSGGGGILNSRNSDANSERSVSGGGGAGNGGSSGDRSSSIGRERADSRDELMQLDYSNKDNRDRDREMSTTPVEHLGSNKRRRKNSSNCDNSLTSTHNANVQDRHYTQDSQASSRSNFKSSPVPKTGSTSESEDAIITGVGERRDSPLSVSQLSISGGGLGGVGSGSVSAIPSSIGLSHALSIKQELIEAQQQQLQQQRETHVPLPTEYLPPGALKLHTDEMSQLLSSHGLQQESREDQNDGKQLPLDQSDNIDGSKAWHMRLTFERLSGGCNLHRCKLCGKVVTHIRNHYHVHFPGRFECPLCRATYTRSDNLRTHCKFKHPMYNPDTRKFDNLMSAAAATAAVAAQSPTATQIAAASQAAMAAAAAAAAFNAAQQQQQQQQHQQTQQQREREREHQQQQAQTQQQLQQHAHNLTQQLQQHAHNLSQQQQQQQQLLSVQQQQQQYQVLPHQQHNATSE